Within the Dolichospermum compactum NIES-806 genome, the region AATTATAACTTATATAGTTCTAGAAATAAACTTAAAAACAGCACTAGAACTTAAACTCATTAATAAAATTAATGAATCAAATTGTATAATTAAACTATTAATAATATTGATGAATCAACTTATATATCTGTAGTAATTACGGCAAGCTTCTGGGAGGAATAGGAGAATGTACTTCATTTCTGATGTCAAATTATAAAATTCTCTTTTTTCTTGAAAAGTCACAAGATGAACTGATTGAAAACATTGAAATATCCACCGCATTGTTGGATTGTTTATGGCTTTTCCCAATTGATTTTTTACAGTATAGTTTAAGGATTTTAAAGCGGCTCTAATTTCTCTTTGTGCTAGAGTATAAACTAGCAAACATAACCCCATTATCATTGCCAAGGCTTCTATTCTTTCTGGGCTTTTTAGAAAAATACTATCTGCTAAAAATAAAGGATTTTTGAGAAAACTAAATCCTCGTTCACATGATTGCTGTGCTTTATATTCAGACAGCATTTTTTCATTGCTCAGTTCCTTTTCACACAGAACATTCCTAGCAATTATAAACCTGCCTGCACTTACCATTTCTTGCTCAATAACATCTTTATTTTCATCAACCGTTGCTGAAATTTGATAGTATTTTGATTTATTTTCTTCTTTGATGTTGGGAGTTTTTTCCGTAATTTCGATATT harbors:
- a CDS encoding IS1634 family transposase, with translation MFNIKDLELKKIDHLGIVAGIVDSIGIVEIINNLLGSEPEEKVSAGQVVKAMILNGLSMMSQPLYMFPTFFELIACEHLIGVGVKPEYLNDDKLGRVLDKLFIKGLDTVFLAVSLNTVEIYQISLSSSHLDSTSFHVDGEYENSLPANIEITEKTPNIKEENKSKYYQISATVDENKDVIEQEMVSAGRFIIARNVLCEKELSNEKMLSEYKAQQSCERGFSFLKNPLFLADSIFLKSPERIEALAMIMGLCLLVYTLAQREIRAALKSLNYTVKNQLGKAINNPTMRWIFQCFQSVHLVTFQEKREFYNLTSEMKYILLFLPEACRNYYRYIS